From the Manihot esculenta cultivar AM560-2 chromosome 3, M.esculenta_v8, whole genome shotgun sequence genome, one window contains:
- the LOC110610497 gene encoding histone deacetylase 2 yields the protein MTFQVKAIATEFTRNIGKSTLYLALTIASVKFSHFLFRFFRSRKMSSSSSSTSPTADAATLRRNRILSSKLYFDVLPSKVPLIYSSAYDISFLGIEKLHPFDSSKWGRVCRFLIVDGVLNKNSIVEPLEASKDDLLVVHSESYLSSLKSSPNVAMIIEVPPVALFPNCLVQQKVLFPFRKQVGGTILAAKLAKEQGWAINVGGGFHHCSSEKGGGFCAYADISLCIHFAFVRLNISRVMIIDLDAHQGNGHEMDFSNDSRVYILDMYNPGIYPFDFEARRYIDQKVEVASGTTTNVYLRKLDEALELADQKKFDPELVVYNAGTDILDGDPLGRLKVSPDGITARDEKVFRFARERNAPLVMLTSGGYMKSSARVIADSIVNLSKKCLIDLNRCR from the exons ATGACTTTCCAAGTGAAAGCAATCGCCACCGAGTTTACTCGGAACATCGGTAAATCAACGCTATACTTGGCCCTAACAATTGCCAGTGTCAAATTCTCGCATTTTCTATTTCGCTTTTTTCGCTCTCGGAAGAtgtcctcttcttcttcttccacctCACCTACCGCGGATGCTGCAACACTCCGTCGAAACCGTATTCTCTCTAGCAAGTTATACTTCGACGTCCTTCCCTCAAAG GTTCCGCTTATTTACTCGTCGGCTTATGATATCTCGTTTCTTGGCATAGAGAAGCT GCATCCATTTGATTCATCCAAATGGGGACGTGTGTGCCGATTTCTCATAGTGGATGGTGTGCTGAACAAAAATAGTATTGTTGAACCTCTGGAAGCTTCAAAGGATGATCTCCTTGTG GTTCATTCAGAATCTTACTTGAGCAGTCTAAAGAGCAGTCCAAATGTTGCCATGATAATAGAG GTTCCTCCCGTTGCACTATTTCCTAATTGTCTTGTGCAGCAGAAGGTTCTTTTCCCATTTCGCAAACAG GTAGGAGGAACCATCTTAGCAGCTAAACTTGCAAAAGAGCAAGGATGGGCTATCAATGTCGGAGGAGGGTTCCATCACTGTTCTAGTGAAAAAGGAGGTGGCTTTTGTGCTTATGCAGACATTTCTCTTTGTATACATTTTGCCTTTGTCCGGTTGAATATATCAAG GGTGATGATAATTGACCTTGATGCACATCAAGGAAATGGCCATGAGATGGACTTTTCCAATGACA GCCGAGTCTATATTCTGGATATGTATAACCCTGGAATATATCCATTT GATTTTGAGGCAAGGAGATACATTGATCAGAAAGTTGAAGTAGCT AGTGGGACCACAACAAATGTGTACTTGAGGAAATTAGATGAAGCACTTGAG CTTGCTGATCAAAAAAAGTTTGATCCTGAATTGGTGGTCTACAATGCTGGAACTGATATCTTAGATGGAGATCCACTAGGCAGGCTGAAG GTCAGTCCTGATGGAATCACTGCCAGGGACGAGAAGGTTTTCAGGTTTGCCCGTGAAAGGAATGCTCCTCTTGTCATGCTGACATCAG GTGGTTATATGAAGAGCAGTGCTAGAGTTATTGCAGATTCAATAGTAAACCTCTCAAAGAAGTGTTTGATTGATTTAAACCGTTGCAGGTGA